A genomic stretch from Arachis stenosperma cultivar V10309 chromosome 3, arast.V10309.gnm1.PFL2, whole genome shotgun sequence includes:
- the LOC130968484 gene encoding copper-transporting ATPase PAA1, chloroplastic isoform X1, producing the protein MDSAISVTTPAQMALFKALHRHFAATAPHRLPLLRRSLKCAVNSYASRHIPSSPAVFSFSPSLSAFRVLLPPRPPCRLRCVSSSVASFVSEAGGGGFGGAGTGGEGGGGGGGGGGESGDGSVKLVGDAAQEVSALSPDVIILDVSGMTCGGCAATVKRILESRPQVSSASVNLTTETAIVWPVSEAKKAPNWQKHLGEALAEHLTNCGYSSSLRDSGRDNFIQIFERKMEEKRKQLRQSGRELAVSWALCAVCLVGHLSHFFAARAPWIHAFHSVGFHVSLSLFTLLGPGRQLILDGLKSLLKGAPNMNTLVGLGALSSFTVSSFATLLPKLGWKAFFEEPIMLIAFVLLGRNLEQRAKIKATSDMTGLLSLLPSKARLLVNNGKTEVDSIVEVPSDSLSVGDQIIVLPGDRIPADGIVRSGRSTVDESSFTGEPLPVTKLPGSDVAAGSINLNGTLTMEVRRPGGETAMGDIVRLVEEAQSREAPVQRLADKVAGHFTYGVMAVSFTTFTFWSLFGKHVLPTALYQGSAVSLALQLACSVLVIACPCALGLATPTAVLVGTSLGATRGLLLRGGNILEKFAMVDTVVFDKTGTLTVGRPVVTKVIAPSCEQNANSSQAEENTWSDVEVLRLAAAVESNSVHPVGKAIVDAAQKVNCTNAKVADGTFLEEPGSGAVATVDNKKVSVGTLDWITRHGVSSKIHQELEDFKNQSVVYVGVNDTLAGLIYFEDEIREDAKHVVDQLSKQGIGVYMLSGDKRNAAEHVASLVGISKEKVLFGVKPDGKKKFINELQKDQKIVAMVGDGINDAAALASSHIGIALGGGVGAASEVSSIVLMRNQLSQLVDALELSRLTMNTVKQNLWWAFIYNIVGIPIAAGVLFPINGTMLTPSIAGALMGLSSIGVMTNSLLLRFRFSAKQKQIHGMLPKTKIYADSDLENQNQKLKYRY; encoded by the exons ATGGATTCTGCAATCTCCGTCACCACACCGGCGCAGATGGCACTCTTCAAGGCTCTCCACCGCCACTTCGCCGCCACGGCTCCTCATCGCCTTCCTCTTCTCCGCCGCAGCCTCAAATGCGCAGTCAATTCCTACGCCTCCCGCCACATTCCGAGCTCACCCGCGGTTTTCAGTTTCTCGCCGTCGCTCAGTGCCTTCCGCGTGCTGCTTCCGCCGCGACCTCCGTGCCGTTTACGGTGCGTTTCAAGCTCCGTCGCTTCCTTCGTTTCTGAAGCCGGCGGCGGAGGCTTCGGCGGAGCCGGAACTGGCGGCGAAGGAGGAGGGGGaggcggcggcggcggcggcgaGTCTGGAGACGGTAGCGTGAAGTTAGTTGGAGACGCAGCTCAGGAGGTTTCGGCGCTTTCGCCTGATGTGATCATTCTCGATGTTTCG GGAATGACGTGCGGTGGATGTGCTGCGACTGTAAAGAGGATTCTGGAAAGTCGT CCCCAAGTGTCATCTGCTAGTGTGAATCTAACTACAGAGACAGCAATAGTTTGGCCTGTATCTGAAGCGAAAAAAGCACCAAATTGGCAGAAGCATTTAGGGGAGGCACTTGCAGAGCATTTGACTAACTGTGGATATAGCTCCAGCCTTCGAG ACTCGGGAAGAGACAATTtcatccaaatttttgaaagaaagatGGAGGAAAAGCGCAAACAATTAAGACAAAGTG GTCGCGAGCTAGCTGTTTCTTGGGCTCTTTGTGCTGTTTGTCTTGTTGGCCATCTCTCTCATTTCTTTGCAGCTAGGGCACCGTGGATTCATGCATTTCATTCTGTTGGATTTCATGTGTCACTGTCTTTGTTTACATTGCTTGGTCCTGGTCGCCAGCTTATCTTAGATGGACTAAAAAGCCTTCTTAAAGGGGCACCAAACATGAACACCCTAGTTggtcttggggccttgtcatcATTTACAGTCAGTTCATTTGCTACGCTGCTACCAAAATTG GGTTGGAAAGCTTTCTTTGAGGAACCAATTATGCTGATTGCATTTGTCTTGTTAGGAAGGAATCTTGAGCAGAGAGCAAAAATTAAAGCAACAAGTGATATGACAGGACTTCTTAGTTTACTACCATCAAAAGCCCGCCTTCTTGTTAATAATGGCAAAACAGAAGTTGACTCAATTGTTGAAGTTCCTTCTGACAGTCTTTCTGTGGGAGACCAAATTATTGTGTTGCCTGGA GATCGTATCCCAGCGGATGGAATTGTCAGATCTGGTAGAAGCACTGTAGATGAGTCAAGTTTCACCGGTGAGCCACTTCCAGTAACAAAATTACCAGGG AGTGATGTTGCAGCTGGAAGTATAAATCTTAATGGAACTCTCACAATGGAAGTAAGGAGACCAGGCGGTGAGACTGCTATGGGGGACATTGTACGTCTCGTTGAAGAGGCACAAAGCAGGGAAGCTCCAGTACAGAGATTGGCTGATAAG GTGGCTGGACACTTCACGTATGGGGTGATGGCAGTCTCTTTCACCACTTTTACATTTTGGAGTCTATTTGGCAAACATGTTTTACCTACTGCTTTATACCAAGGAAGTGCAGTTTCATTGGCTCTGCAGCTTGCTTGCAGTGTTCTG GTTATTGCTTGTCCATGTGCACTCGGATTAGCCACACCTACTGCTGTGCTG GTTGGAACTTCTTTGGGGGCTACAAGAGGTTTGCTGTTGCGTGGTGGAAACATTCTAGAGAAGTTTGCCATGGTAGATACAGTTGTATTTGACAAAACAGGAACCCTTACAGTTGGTCGACCTGTTGTGACAAAGGTTATTGCTCCTTCATGTGAACAAAATGCAAATTCAAG CCAAGCAGAAGAGAATACATGGTCTGATGTCGAAGTTTTGAGGTTAGCAGCTGCAGTAGAATCGAATTCAGTACATCCAGTTGGGAAAGCTATTGTGGATGCTGCTCAGAAAGTTAATTGTACTAATGCTAAG GTTGCAGATGGAACATTCCTTGAAGAACCTGGTTCTGGTGCAGTAGCAACTGTTGATAACAAAAAGGTCTCTGTTGGGACATTGGATTGGATCACCAG GCATGGGGTTAGCAGCAAGATACATCAAGAATTGGAggattttaaaaatcaatctGTTGTCTATGTTGGAGTAAATGATACTCTAGCTGGCCTTATTTATTTTGAAGATGAGATAAGGGAAGATGCAAAACACGTTGTTGATCAATTGTCTAAGCAAGGTATTGGAGTATACATGCTGTCTGGAGACAAAAGGAATGCAGCTGAGCATGTTGCATCCCTTGTTGGAATCTCTAAAGAGAAG GTTCTATTTGGAGTGAAACCAGATGGGAAAAAAAAGTTCATAAATGAACTACAGAAAGATCAGAAGATTGTAGCTATGGTTGGTGATGGAATTAATGATGCAGCTGCCCTGGCCTCTTCACATATTGGTATCGCATTAGGTGGAGGTGTTGGAGCTGCTAGTGAGGTGTCTTCTATTGTATTGATGCGCAACCAGCTCTCACAG TTAGTTGATGCTTTGGAGCTCAGCAGGCTAACCATGAATACTGTAAAACAAAATCTTTGGTGGGCCTTCATATACAACATT GTAGGGATTCCAATTGCTGCTGGAGTGTTATTCCCTATAAATGGAACTATGCTGACTCCATCAATTGCTGGGGCTCTCATGGGCTTGAGTTCCATCGGTGTAATGACCAACTCGTTACTTTTAAGATTCAGATTTTCTGCAAAGCAGAAACAAATACATGGCATGTTGCCGAAGACCAAAATATATGCAGATTCTGACCTGGAAAACCAAAACCAGAAACTGAAATACCGGTATTAG
- the LOC130967247 gene encoding uncharacterized protein LOC130967247 translates to MRQPRVLGEATGFGARDAEGSAGMTEFQVGQQFQDKEDALLSVKTYSIRRGVQYKVVESDYRRYVGKCSEFGNGCTWLIRLSLSSSDYPVRVGRQLDESQAYFHRLFWTFSPCIETFRHCKPLVSIDGTHLYGKYGGTLLVAIAQDGNSNILPVAFALVEAANFALTFKGKDARRLLVNAAYAKTEVEFDYWFDILRSEDPTMCDWANRIEYSLWTQYCDEGRRFGHMTTNISECVNSILKGVRNLLVCSLVKATYGRLAELFVRKGREAEAQLGIGQQFSQHLVKCIETNLKTARCFTVTLYDRDNSEYTVAETTLTGSFSLGIYRVSLGSQTCDCGYFQALHFPCPHALACCAYSRVTWHSYVHPVYRLSNVFSVYQMGFRPPIPEGFWPPYDGPTVIPDPNKRRAREGRPRSTRIRTNMDEADPNRPKRCGLCRQPGHTRQSCPQVGGSQGIQS, encoded by the exons ATGAGGCAGCCGAGGGTACTTGGGGAGGCTACAGGATTTGGCGCTAGAGATGCAGAAGGATCAGCTGGTATGACAGAGTTCCAGGTTGGTCAGCAATTTCAGGATAAGGAGGATGCCCTGTTAAGTGTGAAGACTTACAGCATCCGTCGAGGTGTACAGTACAAGGTTGTGGAGTCTGATTATCGCCGTTACGTTGGCAAGTGTTCTGAGTTCGGAAATGGGTGCACATGGTTGATTCGGCTGAGTCTCAG TTCTTCGGACTACCCTGTTCGAGTTGGGAGACAACTGGACGAATCTCAGGCTTATTTTCACAGACTGTTCTGGACTTTTTCACCGTGTATCGAGACATTTCGTCATTGCAAGCCGTTGGTTAGTATTGATGGGACGCATCTATATGGCAAGTATGGGGGTACTCTGCTTGTTGCAATTGCACAGGACGGGAACTCCAACATACTCCCTGTTGCATTCGCACTAGTCGAGG CAGCAAATTTTGCCCTCACCTTCAAGGGTAAAGACGCAAGGAGGCTTCTCGTTAACGCTGCCTATGCTAAGACGGAGGTTGAGTTCGATTACTGGTTTGATATTCTTCGCTCGGAAGATCCGACGATGTGTGATTGGGCAAACCGGATTGAGTATTCATTGTGGACACAGTATTGCGATGAGGGCCGGAGATTCGGTCACATGACGACTAATATATCTGAGTGTGTGAATTCAATCCTCAAGGGTGTGAGGAACCTTCTTGTATGCTCCTTGGTGAAAGCAACGTATGGTCGGTTGGCCGAACTTTTTGTACGCAAGGGGAGAGAGGCAGAGGCCCAGCTGGGTATTGGACAACAATTCAGTCAACACCTTGTTAAATGTATCGAGACCAACTTGAAGACGGCAAGGTGCTTCACAGTTACTTTGTATGACAGAGACAACTCCGAGTACACGGTCGCAGAGACCACTCTTACTGGTTCTTTCTCCCTTGGTATCTACAGGGTCTCACTCGGATCTCAGACATGTGACTGCGGATACTTCCAGGCACTTCATTTCCCTTGTCCGCACGCACTGGCATGTTGTGCCTACTCACGAGTCACTTGGCACTCCTACGTCCACCCTGTCTATCGACTCAGTAACGTTTTTAGTGTTTATCAGATGGGATTCAGACCTCCAATCCCAGAGGGTTTCTGGCCACCATATGATGGACCGACGGTGATACCGGACCCGAACAAGAGGCGTGCAAGGGAGGGTCGTCCCAGGTCTACTCGGATACGGACGAACATGGACGAGGCAGATCCAAACCGGCCTAAGAGATGCGGCTTATGTCGGCAACCCGGACACACTCGTCAGAGCTGCCCACAGGTCGGAGGTAGCCAAGGTATACAGTCATAG
- the LOC130967754 gene encoding ubiquinol oxidase 2, mitochondrial-like, whose amino-acid sequence MKHSAFSSVVLRALINGRNNCNHSGTAVATATVMPFMAAEMSRHFAGAGGLKRGFPCWKRMMASESLRSPVEANSTEKKEEEKKSEGSSLVASSYWGISRQKVTREDGTEWPWNCFMPWETYHSNLSIDLTKHHVPKNFLDKVAYRTVKLIRIPTDVFFKRQYGCRAMMLETVAAVPGMVGGMLLHLRSLRRFQHSGGWIKALLEEAENERMHLMTMVELVKPKWYERILVLVVQGVFFNAFFALYLLSPKLAHRVVGYLEEEAIHSYTEFLRDLESGAIENVPAPAIAIDYWRLPKDAKLKDVITVIRADEAHHRDVNHFASDIHFQGKELRDAPAPIGYH is encoded by the exons ATGAAGCATTCTGCATTCAGTTCTGTGGTTCTCCGAGCTCTGATCAACGGCAGGAATAACTGTAACCATAGTGGCACGGCGGTTGCAACTGCGACGGTGATGCCGTTTATGGCGGCGGAAATGAGCCGCCATTTCGCGGGTGCTGGTGGCTTGAAAAGAGGATTCCCCTGCTGGAAGAGAATGATGGCTTCCGAGTCCCTGCGGTCGCCTGTTGAGGCAAATTCGACGgaaaagaaggaggaggagaagaagagtgAAGGCAGCAGCCTTGTGGCCTCGAGTTATTGGGGGATTTCGAGGCAGAAGGTTACGAGAGAGGATGGGACGGAGTGGCCTTGGAACTGCTTCATG CCGTGGGAGACTTACCATTCAAACTTGTCAATTGATTTGACCAAGCATCATGTTCCAAAGAATTTTCTGGATAAAGTTGCTTATAGGACAGTGAAGCTCATCAGAATTCCGACTGATGTTTTTTTCAAG AGACAATATGGTTGCCGTGCAATGATGCTTGAAACAGTTGCAGCTGTTCCTGGAATGGTGGGAGGAATGTTGTTGCACCTGAGGTCGCTCCGCAGGTTTCAGCACAGTGGGGGCTGGATCAAAGCATTGCTTGAGGAAGCAGAGAATGAGAGAATGCACTTAATGACCATGGTGGAACTTGTGAAGCCTAAATGGTATGAAAGAATACTTGTTCTTGTTGTCCAGGGAGTTTTCTTCAACGCGTTCTTTGCGCTTTACTTACTCTCCCCAAAGTTAGCTCATAGAGTTGTTGGGTATCTTGAGGAGGAGGCCATACATTCTTACACTGAGTTCTTGAGGGACCTAGAGAGTGGTGCAATTGAAAATGTTCCTGCTCCTGCCATTGCAATAGATTATTGGAGGCTTCCCAAGGACGCCAAATTGAAAGATGTTATAACCGTCATTCGTGCTGATGAAGCTCATCACCGAGATGTGAACCATTTTGCTtct GATATCCACTTTCAGGGAAAAGAACTGAGGGATGCACCAGCTCCTATTGGCTATCATTAG
- the LOC130968484 gene encoding copper-transporting ATPase PAA1, chloroplastic isoform X2 has product MDSAISVTTPAQMALFKALHRHFAATAPHRLPLLRRSLKCAVNSYASRHIPSSPAVFSFSPSLSAFRVLLPPRPPCRLRCVSSSVASFVSEAGGGGFGGAGTGGEGGGGGGGGGGESGDGSVKLVGDAAQEVSALSPDVIILDVSGMTCGGCAATVKRILESRPQVSSASVNLTTETAIVWPVSEAKKAPNWQKHLGEALAEHLTNCGYSSSLRDSGRDNFIQIFERKMEEKRKQLRQSGRELAVSWALCAVCLVGHLSHFFAARAPWIHAFHSVGFHVSLSLFTLLGPGRQLILDGLKSLLKGAPNMNTLVGLGALSSFTVSSFATLLPKLGWKAFFEEPIMLIAFVLLGRNLEQRAKIKATSDMTGLLSLLPSKARLLVNNGKTEVDSIVEVPSDSLSVGDQIIVLPGDRIPADGIVRSGRSTVDESSFTGEPLPVTKLPGSDVAAGSINLNGTLTMEVRRPGGETAMGDIVRLVEEAQSREAPVQRLADKVAGHFTYGVMAVSFTTFTFWSLFGKHVLPTALYQGSAVSLALQLACSVLVIACPCALGLATPTAVLVGTSLGATRGLLLRGGNILEKFAMVDTVVFDKTGTLTVGRPVVTKVIAPSCEQNANSSQAEENTWSDVEVLRLAAAVESNSVHPVGKAIVDAAQKVNCTNAKVADGTFLEEPGSGAVATVDNKKVSVGTLDWITRHGVSSKIHQELEDFKNQSVVYVGVNDTLAGLIYFEDEIREDAKHVVDQLSKQGIGVYMLSGDKRNAAEHVASLVGISKEKVLFGVKPDGKKKFINELQKDQKIVAMVGDGINDAAALASSHIGIALGGGVGAASEVSSIVLMRNQLSQLVDALELSRLTMNTVKQNLWWAFIYNIVGIPIAAGVLFPINGTMLTPSIAGALMGLSSIGDYCTMLALHGDIR; this is encoded by the exons ATGGATTCTGCAATCTCCGTCACCACACCGGCGCAGATGGCACTCTTCAAGGCTCTCCACCGCCACTTCGCCGCCACGGCTCCTCATCGCCTTCCTCTTCTCCGCCGCAGCCTCAAATGCGCAGTCAATTCCTACGCCTCCCGCCACATTCCGAGCTCACCCGCGGTTTTCAGTTTCTCGCCGTCGCTCAGTGCCTTCCGCGTGCTGCTTCCGCCGCGACCTCCGTGCCGTTTACGGTGCGTTTCAAGCTCCGTCGCTTCCTTCGTTTCTGAAGCCGGCGGCGGAGGCTTCGGCGGAGCCGGAACTGGCGGCGAAGGAGGAGGGGGaggcggcggcggcggcggcgaGTCTGGAGACGGTAGCGTGAAGTTAGTTGGAGACGCAGCTCAGGAGGTTTCGGCGCTTTCGCCTGATGTGATCATTCTCGATGTTTCG GGAATGACGTGCGGTGGATGTGCTGCGACTGTAAAGAGGATTCTGGAAAGTCGT CCCCAAGTGTCATCTGCTAGTGTGAATCTAACTACAGAGACAGCAATAGTTTGGCCTGTATCTGAAGCGAAAAAAGCACCAAATTGGCAGAAGCATTTAGGGGAGGCACTTGCAGAGCATTTGACTAACTGTGGATATAGCTCCAGCCTTCGAG ACTCGGGAAGAGACAATTtcatccaaatttttgaaagaaagatGGAGGAAAAGCGCAAACAATTAAGACAAAGTG GTCGCGAGCTAGCTGTTTCTTGGGCTCTTTGTGCTGTTTGTCTTGTTGGCCATCTCTCTCATTTCTTTGCAGCTAGGGCACCGTGGATTCATGCATTTCATTCTGTTGGATTTCATGTGTCACTGTCTTTGTTTACATTGCTTGGTCCTGGTCGCCAGCTTATCTTAGATGGACTAAAAAGCCTTCTTAAAGGGGCACCAAACATGAACACCCTAGTTggtcttggggccttgtcatcATTTACAGTCAGTTCATTTGCTACGCTGCTACCAAAATTG GGTTGGAAAGCTTTCTTTGAGGAACCAATTATGCTGATTGCATTTGTCTTGTTAGGAAGGAATCTTGAGCAGAGAGCAAAAATTAAAGCAACAAGTGATATGACAGGACTTCTTAGTTTACTACCATCAAAAGCCCGCCTTCTTGTTAATAATGGCAAAACAGAAGTTGACTCAATTGTTGAAGTTCCTTCTGACAGTCTTTCTGTGGGAGACCAAATTATTGTGTTGCCTGGA GATCGTATCCCAGCGGATGGAATTGTCAGATCTGGTAGAAGCACTGTAGATGAGTCAAGTTTCACCGGTGAGCCACTTCCAGTAACAAAATTACCAGGG AGTGATGTTGCAGCTGGAAGTATAAATCTTAATGGAACTCTCACAATGGAAGTAAGGAGACCAGGCGGTGAGACTGCTATGGGGGACATTGTACGTCTCGTTGAAGAGGCACAAAGCAGGGAAGCTCCAGTACAGAGATTGGCTGATAAG GTGGCTGGACACTTCACGTATGGGGTGATGGCAGTCTCTTTCACCACTTTTACATTTTGGAGTCTATTTGGCAAACATGTTTTACCTACTGCTTTATACCAAGGAAGTGCAGTTTCATTGGCTCTGCAGCTTGCTTGCAGTGTTCTG GTTATTGCTTGTCCATGTGCACTCGGATTAGCCACACCTACTGCTGTGCTG GTTGGAACTTCTTTGGGGGCTACAAGAGGTTTGCTGTTGCGTGGTGGAAACATTCTAGAGAAGTTTGCCATGGTAGATACAGTTGTATTTGACAAAACAGGAACCCTTACAGTTGGTCGACCTGTTGTGACAAAGGTTATTGCTCCTTCATGTGAACAAAATGCAAATTCAAG CCAAGCAGAAGAGAATACATGGTCTGATGTCGAAGTTTTGAGGTTAGCAGCTGCAGTAGAATCGAATTCAGTACATCCAGTTGGGAAAGCTATTGTGGATGCTGCTCAGAAAGTTAATTGTACTAATGCTAAG GTTGCAGATGGAACATTCCTTGAAGAACCTGGTTCTGGTGCAGTAGCAACTGTTGATAACAAAAAGGTCTCTGTTGGGACATTGGATTGGATCACCAG GCATGGGGTTAGCAGCAAGATACATCAAGAATTGGAggattttaaaaatcaatctGTTGTCTATGTTGGAGTAAATGATACTCTAGCTGGCCTTATTTATTTTGAAGATGAGATAAGGGAAGATGCAAAACACGTTGTTGATCAATTGTCTAAGCAAGGTATTGGAGTATACATGCTGTCTGGAGACAAAAGGAATGCAGCTGAGCATGTTGCATCCCTTGTTGGAATCTCTAAAGAGAAG GTTCTATTTGGAGTGAAACCAGATGGGAAAAAAAAGTTCATAAATGAACTACAGAAAGATCAGAAGATTGTAGCTATGGTTGGTGATGGAATTAATGATGCAGCTGCCCTGGCCTCTTCACATATTGGTATCGCATTAGGTGGAGGTGTTGGAGCTGCTAGTGAGGTGTCTTCTATTGTATTGATGCGCAACCAGCTCTCACAG TTAGTTGATGCTTTGGAGCTCAGCAGGCTAACCATGAATACTGTAAAACAAAATCTTTGGTGGGCCTTCATATACAACATT GTAGGGATTCCAATTGCTGCTGGAGTGTTATTCCCTATAAATGGAACTATGCTGACTCCATCAATTGCTGGGGCTCTCATGGGCTTGAGTTCCATCGGT GATTACTGCACAATGCTGGCTTTGCATGGGGATATTAGGTGA
- the LOC130967248 gene encoding uncharacterized protein LOC130967248, translating into MAGEDSFIVLVHHRGSIKRKTRLGVKFTDKDPLCIIKLGLDGVKRVKKFFYRIPITVLQDSVKYDCFTIGSDEDLQALFLCRRQFPEVRTLELLAKLVDVVSSSGGSNRNTNTLATVAGSSSRPAVASSSVPAYKPPAPVVASPSFAVDLNGSIGDKVGTTELVPTSVHCAAPAGAGDGLFDDVEDDDVEPDMIADDSGNDIGASEPAGAGGGSSSGTQ; encoded by the exons ATGGCTGGTGAGGACAGTTTTATAGTGTTGGTTCACCACAGAGGATCGATTAAGAGGAAAACTCGGTTAGGTGTCAAGTTCACCGATAAAGATCCTCTCTGTATTATC AAACTAGGTCTGGACGGTGTTAAAAGGGTTAAGAAGTTTTTCTATCGCATTCCAATCACGGTGCTCCAAGATAGCGTGAAGTATGATTGTTTCACGATCGGGAGTGATGAGGACTTGCAGGCCTTGTTTCTCTGTCGCCGTCAATTTCCCGAAGTGCGGACACTGGAGCTGTTGGCAAAGCTGGTTGATGTGGTGTCCAGCTCGGGGGGTTCAAACCGGAATACCAACACTTTAGCGACGGTTGCCGGTTCTAGCTCAAGACCTGCCGTTGCATCTTCCTCAGTTCCCGCCTACAAGCCACCCGCCCCGGTTGTCGCCTCCCCTTCGTTCGCTGTTGATCTCAACGGCAGTATTGGCGACAAGGTTGGAACAACGGAACTTGTACCTACCTCTGTACACTGTGCTGCACCGGCTGGGGCTGGAGATGGATTGTTTGATGATGTAGAGGACGATGATGTTGAGCCGGATATGATTGCTGATGATAGTGGCAATGATATTGGAGCGAGTGAGCCTGCCGGTGCCGGTGGTGGCTCTAGTTCTGGCACACAGTGA